One window of Candidatus Polarisedimenticolia bacterium genomic DNA carries:
- a CDS encoding tetratricopeptide repeat protein yields RRYQSALEVSSDLQNLEGMRGSRPTSGPGSGAAAPSLITRTGPGLAERASIAVLPFDNLSGDPTQEYFADGIVEEIITGLSRIKWLLVISRNSTYLYTGTVVDVPTVGRQLGVRYVLRGSVRRSGDKVRLTGHLAAADTAAQVWADRYEGTLGDIFALQDQMTMSIIAAVEPTLRKAEIERARRKRPESLDAYDLFLRALPFASTAMPEDADRALPLLEEAIRLEPDYAAAHGFIGWCHEQRYLRGGLEADVRQAGICHAHAAIEAGSDDAMALAMGGFVVGILERDYDLALDALDRSLALSPSSALAFGFSSIVRAWKGLDREAAEHARIGIRLGPYDPLIYLPYIGLAYAAFFLGDFEEAASAASRAAAANPRFSVPRYVQAAALARLGRMEDARAAAKVALELQPGLTLSGLMSGNITTPERMARLGDALREAGVPE; encoded by the coding sequence CCCCGGCTTGGCGGAGCGCGCCTCGATCGCCGTCCTTCCCTTCGACAATCTGAGCGGCGACCCGACCCAGGAGTATTTCGCCGACGGCATCGTCGAGGAGATCATCACCGGCCTGTCGCGCATCAAGTGGCTATTGGTCATCTCCCGCAATTCAACCTATCTCTATACGGGGACGGTGGTGGACGTGCCGACCGTCGGCCGGCAGCTGGGGGTGCGCTACGTGCTGCGCGGCAGCGTGCGGCGCTCCGGCGACAAAGTGCGCCTGACCGGCCACCTTGCCGCGGCCGACACCGCCGCGCAGGTCTGGGCGGACCGGTATGAAGGGACGCTCGGCGATATCTTCGCGCTGCAGGACCAGATGACGATGAGCATCATCGCGGCGGTCGAGCCGACCCTGCGCAAGGCGGAGATCGAGCGGGCCCGCCGCAAGCGCCCCGAGAGCCTGGACGCCTACGATCTGTTCCTGCGCGCGCTGCCTTTCGCGTCCACCGCCATGCCGGAAGACGCCGACCGGGCGCTGCCTCTCCTTGAGGAGGCCATCCGCCTCGAGCCGGACTATGCCGCGGCACATGGCTTCATCGGCTGGTGCCACGAGCAGCGCTATCTGCGTGGCGGGTTGGAAGCGGACGTACGCCAGGCAGGGATCTGCCATGCTCACGCGGCGATCGAGGCGGGGAGCGACGACGCGATGGCGCTGGCGATGGGGGGCTTCGTCGTCGGAATCCTGGAGCGCGACTACGACCTGGCCCTGGACGCCCTCGATCGCTCCCTGGCGCTCAGCCCTTCCTCGGCACTGGCCTTCGGCTTCAGCTCGATCGTCCGCGCCTGGAAAGGCCTGGACCGCGAAGCGGCCGAGCATGCCCGGATAGGTATCCGTCTCGGCCCGTACGATCCGCTGATCTATCTGCCCTACATCGGCCTGGCGTATGCAGCCTTTTTCCTTGGAGATTTTGAGGAAGCCGCGAGCGCCGCGAGCCGTGCGGCGGCGGCGAATCCACGCTTCAGCGTGCCGCGCTACGTGCAGGCGGCGGCGCTGGCCCGCCTCGGAAGGATGGAGGATGCGCGCGCGGCGGCCAAGGTAGCGCTGGAGCTGCAGCCGGGCCTGACCCTCAGCGGCCTGATGTCGGGGAACATCACGACGCCCGAGCGGATGGCCCGGCTGGGCGACGCACTGCGCGAAGCCGGGGTGCCGGAATAG
- a CDS encoding BrnA antitoxin family protein, with the protein MKKEYDFSSARRGPVVKSSGKTRITIFLDDDILDAFRKRAEASGRGYQTMINEALRTALAESPQGIDAQTIRRIIREETAAYRASGAGLGTKRTRSSRKRTG; encoded by the coding sequence ATGAAGAAGGAATACGACTTTAGCAGTGCAAGACGAGGCCCGGTGGTGAAGTCGTCGGGGAAGACGCGCATCACGATCTTTCTGGATGACGACATTTTGGATGCATTTCGTAAGCGGGCCGAGGCCTCTGGGCGCGGCTACCAGACGATGATCAACGAGGCATTGCGGACTGCTCTCGCAGAAAGCCCCCAAGGGATAGACGCCCAGACGATTCGTCGCATCATTCGCGAGGAAACCGCGGCGTACAGGGCAAGTGGTGCCGGTCTTGGAACCAAGCGCACTCGCTCTTCGCGCAAACGCACGGGATAA
- a CDS encoding BrnT family toxin, whose protein sequence is MSVRDPRKARINYLKHGIHFSDAEAALFDPMALTQEDVTSASERRFVTIGIDHLGRTVVVVYSQRDEDLRLISARHATRRERRQYEEGIRL, encoded by the coding sequence GTGAGTGTTCGGGATCCTCGCAAGGCCAGGATCAATTACCTGAAGCATGGTATTCACTTCTCAGATGCCGAGGCTGCCCTGTTCGATCCGATGGCGCTCACCCAGGAAGATGTCACATCGGCATCGGAACGACGGTTCGTAACGATAGGAATCGATCACTTAGGACGAACCGTGGTCGTCGTATACTCCCAAAGGGACGAAGACCTGCGGCTCATCTCGGCCCGTCATGCCACTCGGAGGGAGCGCCGGCAGTATGAAGAAGGAATACGACTTTAG
- a CDS encoding PadR family transcriptional regulator has protein sequence MVKNVLNAPLTPAVFHILLALSAKELHGYAIMKQVGADSHGKVKMGPGTLYGSLGRMLDAGLIRESDKKVDPELDDERRVYYTLTGLGQKTLAAELDRYREVVAVARRLSPKPLAYGV, from the coding sequence ATGGTGAAGAACGTACTGAACGCCCCTCTCACCCCCGCGGTCTTCCATATCCTCCTGGCGCTCTCGGCGAAGGAGCTTCACGGCTATGCCATCATGAAGCAGGTCGGGGCCGATTCCCATGGCAAGGTGAAAATGGGGCCGGGGACCCTCTACGGCTCGCTCGGCCGCATGCTGGACGCGGGTCTGATACGCGAGAGCGACAAGAAGGTCGACCCGGAGCTCGACGACGAGCGCCGGGTTTATTACACCCTCACCGGTCTCGGACAGAAAACCCTCGCGGCGGAGCTGGACCGGTACCGTGAGGTCGTCGCCGTCGCAAGGCGGCTATCGCCGAAGCCTCTCGCGTATGGCGTATGA
- a CDS encoding VOC family protein: protein MATIRYMVRDVDRAIAFYTGHAGFKLDKQMGPIIAMVKKDDLTLWLAGPQSSAARPMPDGRRPEPGGWNRLVIEVDDLVSRVAEMKRNGMRFRNEIVEGPGGKQILLEDPDGNPIELFEAAA from the coding sequence ATGGCTACCATCAGATACATGGTCCGCGATGTCGATCGTGCCATCGCCTTCTACACAGGACACGCCGGGTTCAAGCTCGACAAGCAAATGGGACCAATCATTGCCATGGTCAAGAAGGACGACCTGACGCTTTGGCTCGCCGGACCTCAGAGCTCGGCCGCCCGCCCGATGCCCGACGGGCGCCGTCCCGAACCGGGCGGATGGAACCGCCTCGTCATCGAGGTCGATGATCTCGTCTCGCGTGTTGCGGAGATGAAGCGCAACGGCATGCGCTTTCGCAACGAGATTGTCGAAGGCCCTGGAGGCAAGCAGATTCTTCTGGAAGATCCCGACGGCAATCCGATAGAGCTTTTCGAAGCTGCCGCCTAG
- a CDS encoding VOC family protein produces the protein MRKITPCLWFDDNAEEAVKFYTTVFKNSKIRGTTHYGDAASKGAGRPKGSAMTVLFEIEGQSFLALNGGPVFQFSPAISLMVNCETQQEIDDLWSKLSAEPAAEQCGWLKDKYGISWQIVPAFLEKMTTSQEPRKVDAVMEALMPMKKLDLKVLEEAYRRG, from the coding sequence ATGCGGAAGATTACTCCTTGTCTCTGGTTCGATGACAACGCCGAGGAGGCGGTGAAGTTCTACACGACGGTCTTTAAGAACTCGAAGATCCGGGGGACGACTCACTATGGTGATGCGGCCTCGAAAGGGGCCGGAAGGCCGAAAGGGTCGGCGATGACCGTCTTGTTCGAAATCGAAGGGCAGTCATTCCTGGCGCTGAATGGCGGTCCGGTGTTCCAGTTCTCACCGGCGATCTCGTTGATGGTGAATTGCGAGACGCAGCAGGAGATTGACGATCTGTGGAGCAAGCTCTCCGCCGAGCCGGCCGCCGAGCAGTGCGGCTGGCTGAAGGACAAATACGGCATCTCCTGGCAGATCGTCCCCGCGTTCCTGGAAAAGATGACGACCAGCCAGGAGCCGAGGAAGGTTGATGCGGTCATGGAGGCGCTGATGCCGATGAAGAAGCTCGACCTCAAGGTGCTGGAGGAGGCGTATCGGCGCGGTTGA
- a CDS encoding isoprenylcysteine carboxylmethyltransferase family protein, producing the protein MRSLLLFASGAALYLVSALWASARARRELLSNHAISRATFGAAVFAYASLWSAVLLGALWSAWSLPIPTLASRVLGGAFAILGMTLHLAGRSKFHTVGTAWGLSMPSLITTGIYRYIRHPQNAGLGLLMLSAAVLGRSGAALALVLIYAATCVLWLRVEELALATRFGPDYYEYRKTTGAVLPPLRRLLPSRRRIARQPNTGDGEASL; encoded by the coding sequence ATGCGCTCGTTGCTGCTGTTCGCGTCCGGGGCCGCACTTTATCTGGTGTCGGCGCTGTGGGCGTCGGCACGGGCGCGCCGCGAGCTCTTGTCGAATCACGCGATATCGCGAGCAACTTTCGGTGCGGCGGTATTCGCCTACGCCTCGCTGTGGTCGGCTGTCCTGCTGGGCGCCTTGTGGAGTGCGTGGAGCCTGCCGATCCCTACGCTTGCGAGTCGAGTCCTGGGTGGAGCGTTCGCAATCCTCGGGATGACTCTCCACCTGGCCGGCAGGTCGAAGTTTCACACGGTTGGAACGGCCTGGGGGCTCTCCATGCCTTCGCTCATCACCACGGGCATCTATCGCTACATCCGGCATCCGCAAAACGCGGGTCTGGGCCTCCTCATGTTGTCGGCAGCGGTACTCGGCAGGTCGGGCGCCGCTCTGGCTCTGGTGCTGATCTACGCAGCAACCTGCGTTCTCTGGCTGCGCGTCGAGGAGCTGGCGCTCGCGACGCGCTTCGGCCCCGATTACTACGAATACCGCAAGACGACCGGTGCGGTTCTGCCGCCCCTCCGGCGACTGCTCCCAAGCAGGCGCAGGATTGCCAGACAACCGAACACCGGAGACGGCGAGGCTTCTTTGTAA
- a CDS encoding arsenate reductase ArsC, translating to MPERWRIVFVCTGNACRSQMAEGWARKLWPEKVDPRSAGVLPTRLDPRAVRVMAELGIDISSQRSKHIEELAGSDIDWVVTVCDNAKAMCPTLPDDIRRIHVGFDDPPSLSLKARSEEDALKHYRRVRDELREFVMGLPRLLGKSDPTDTREPGA from the coding sequence ATGCCGGAACGATGGCGAATCGTTTTCGTGTGTACCGGCAATGCGTGCCGCAGCCAGATGGCGGAGGGCTGGGCGCGAAAGCTTTGGCCCGAGAAGGTCGACCCCCGGTCCGCGGGCGTGCTCCCGACGCGGCTCGATCCGCGCGCCGTGCGTGTCATGGCGGAGCTCGGGATCGACATCTCGAGCCAGCGCTCCAAGCATATCGAGGAGCTGGCCGGATCGGACATCGATTGGGTCGTCACGGTTTGTGACAATGCCAAGGCGATGTGCCCGACTCTTCCGGACGATATCCGGCGCATCCATGTCGGCTTCGACGATCCGCCCTCACTCTCGCTGAAGGCACGCAGCGAGGAAGACGCTCTCAAACATTACCGCCGGGTGCGCGACGAGCTCCGGGAGTTCGTCATGGGGCTCCCCCGGCTTCTCGGCAAGTCGGATCCAACCGATACCCGAGAGCCCGGCGCCTGA